Proteins encoded within one genomic window of Paraglaciecola psychrophila 170:
- a CDS encoding lipase chaperone family protein, whose translation MKWGITVIFSLAFMAVLIWKSSKPNVNAVTSVNSSKIEQTFTMSVAIDIDGHVPNTAYNSDNEDVWQTEELRALLDFYVAYYEEGEQKMWQEFNQYCHPLTYCSELTELFERYLEYKTQLQNLDTERLDLASDFEDRLDELDILRSELFSLLEISLLFDNEEVWDRHAIERLRINQNASLSKLQKAQQVKQQLEQLPDDMKRAVAPTQQLRKINQIVSSTALNSSHEYNQLAAEFGDDAAQRLVAVNQSQNTWLNKIQLFQQRNGDLKHQFGQNPTDYSQAITQLKQQMFEANEQKRLQVYLANPKLLKSAN comes from the coding sequence ATGAAGTGGGGGATTACTGTAATTTTTAGCTTAGCCTTTATGGCAGTACTAATATGGAAATCCTCTAAACCTAATGTGAATGCGGTAACTTCAGTAAACTCATCCAAAATTGAACAAACATTTACAATGAGTGTTGCAATTGATATCGATGGTCATGTGCCAAATACTGCATACAACTCTGACAATGAAGATGTGTGGCAGACTGAAGAATTGCGGGCGCTGCTTGATTTTTATGTTGCATACTACGAAGAAGGTGAGCAAAAAATGTGGCAGGAGTTCAATCAATACTGCCATCCTCTAACTTACTGCTCAGAATTAACGGAATTGTTTGAACGTTATCTAGAATACAAAACACAGCTTCAAAACTTAGATACTGAGCGCTTAGACCTAGCATCGGACTTCGAGGATAGGCTCGATGAGTTAGACATACTTCGTAGTGAATTATTTTCTTTACTTGAGATAAGTCTGTTGTTTGATAATGAAGAAGTCTGGGACAGACATGCCATTGAAAGGCTGCGTATCAATCAAAATGCAAGCTTAAGCAAGCTGCAAAAAGCACAACAGGTCAAACAACAACTTGAACAACTACCAGACGATATGAAACGAGCTGTAGCGCCTACGCAACAACTGCGCAAGATTAATCAGATTGTAAGCAGTACTGCCTTGAATAGCAGTCATGAGTACAACCAACTTGCCGCTGAGTTTGGAGACGACGCCGCGCAAAGGTTAGTCGCCGTTAATCAATCGCAAAATACTTGGTTGAACAAGATACAACTGTTTCAACAACGTAATGGTGATCTGAAACATCAATTTGGCCAAAATCCTACTGATTACAGCCAAGCAATAACACAACTAAAACAACAAATGTTTGAAGCCAACGAACAAAAGCGGTTACAGGTATATTTAGCCAATCCTAAGCTACTTAAATCTGCTAATTAG
- a CDS encoding lipase family alpha/beta hydrolase — MNKVLTSFLIIFSLIVCASSQASTYTKTKYPIVLVHGIFGFDDVLGIDYFYRIPYSLSRSGATVYVAAVSAANSSEVRGEQLLLEVQQILALTGAEKVNLLGHSQGAQTVRYVASVRPDLIASVTSIGGVNWGTPVADIVRNVVPQGSVSESLVESIGNGLASILEWFSGNAGLPQDSVAALEVLTTLGSLAFNANYPEGVPDTYCGSGDLVAANGVEYFSWSGGSAFTNVFDVLDGPLLATSFAFNEANDGLVSACSSHLGYVLKDNYRMNHIDEINHTFGIHHLFETDPITLYRKHANRLKNRGL, encoded by the coding sequence ATGAATAAAGTACTGACGAGTTTCCTAATCATTTTTAGCTTAATAGTTTGTGCAAGTTCACAGGCAAGTACCTATACCAAAACAAAATATCCAATTGTCTTGGTCCATGGCATTTTTGGTTTTGATGACGTATTGGGAATTGATTATTTTTATCGTATTCCCTACTCATTGAGCCGCAGTGGTGCAACAGTATATGTCGCTGCCGTTTCTGCAGCGAATAGCTCAGAAGTAAGAGGTGAGCAATTATTGTTAGAAGTGCAGCAAATACTGGCCCTTACAGGTGCTGAAAAAGTCAATTTACTTGGACATAGCCAAGGAGCGCAAACAGTGCGTTATGTAGCGTCTGTGCGACCTGACTTAATTGCTTCAGTAACCAGTATTGGAGGAGTAAATTGGGGCACTCCCGTAGCAGATATAGTGCGTAATGTTGTGCCGCAAGGGTCGGTTTCAGAATCACTTGTTGAATCCATAGGAAATGGATTAGCATCTATTTTAGAATGGTTTTCAGGTAATGCAGGGCTACCCCAAGACTCAGTAGCAGCTTTGGAAGTGCTCACCACACTAGGTAGCTTAGCGTTTAATGCCAATTACCCAGAGGGTGTGCCAGATACATATTGTGGCAGCGGTGATTTAGTCGCAGCTAACGGTGTGGAGTATTTCAGTTGGAGTGGAGGCAGCGCTTTTACCAACGTTTTTGATGTCCTTGATGGGCCTCTATTGGCAACCAGTTTTGCGTTTAACGAGGCAAATGATGGGTTAGTTTCCGCGTGCAGCAGTCATTTGGGTTATGTGCTTAAAGATAACTATCGAATGAACCACATTGACGAGATAAATCATACTTTTGGTATACATCACTTGTTTGAAACTGATCCCATTACTCTATATCGAAAACATGCTAATCGACTGAAAAATAGAGGCTTATAA
- a CDS encoding peptidylprolyl isomerase has protein sequence MKACACHILVKDKVLAEKLKSQLDKGGNFQQLAKKHSTCPSGKKGGDLGEFSPGTMVKAFDNVVFKKEILTVHGPVKTQFGYHLIKTLYRS, from the coding sequence ATGAAAGCCTGCGCCTGCCACATTTTAGTCAAAGATAAAGTCCTAGCTGAAAAACTCAAAAGCCAACTCGACAAAGGTGGTAACTTTCAGCAGTTAGCCAAAAAACACTCCACTTGTCCTTCAGGCAAAAAAGGCGGTGACTTAGGTGAGTTTAGCCCCGGTACTATGGTCAAAGCCTTTGATAATGTCGTATTTAAAAAAGAAATTCTGACTGTACATGGGCCAGTGAAAACCCAGTTTGGCTATCATTTGATTAAGACTCTTTACCGAAGCTAA